In one window of Onychomys torridus chromosome 7, mOncTor1.1, whole genome shotgun sequence DNA:
- the Tle3 gene encoding transducin-like enhancer protein 3 isoform X7, translating into MYPQGRHPAPHQPGQPGFKFTVAESCDRIKDEFQFLQAQYHSLKVEYDKLANEKTEMQRHYVMYYEMSYGLNIEMHKQTEIAKRLNTILAQIMPFLSQEHQQQVAQAVERAKQVTMTELNAIIGQQLQAQHLSHATHGPPVQLPPHPSGLQPPGIPPVTGSSSGLLALGALGSQAHLAVKDEKNHHELDHRERESSANNSVSPSESLRASEKHRGSADYNMEAKKRKAEEKDSLSRYDSDGDKSDDLVVDVSNEDPATPRVSPAHSPPENGLDKTRGLKKDAPTSPASVASSSSTPSSKTKDLGHNDKSSTPGLKSNTPTPRNDAPTPGTSTTPGLRSMPGKPPGMDPIGIMASALRTPISITSSYAAPFAMMSHHEMNGSLTSPSAYAGLHNIPPQMSAAAAAAAAAYGRSPMVSFGAVGFDPHPPMRATGLTSGLASIPGGKPAYSFHVSADGQMQPVPFPHDALAGPGIPRHARQINTLSHGEVVCAVTISNPTRHVYTGGKGCVKIWDISQPGSKSPISQLDCLNRDNYIRSCKLLPDGRTLIVGGEASTLTIWDLASPTPRIKAELTSSAPACYALAISPDAKVCFSCCSDGNIAVWDLHNQTLVRQFQGHTDGASCIDISHDGTKLWTGGLDNTVRSWDLREGRQLQQHDFTSQIFSLGYCPTGEWLAVGMESSNVEVLHHTKPDKYQLHLHESCVLSLKFAYCGKWFVSTGKDNLLNAWRTPYGASIFQSKESSSVLSCDISADDKYIVTGSGDKKATVYEVIY; encoded by the exons ACAGAGATTGCGAAGAGACTGAACACAATTTTAGCCCAGATCATGCCTTTCCTGTCCCAAGAG CATCAGCAGCAAGTGGCGCAGGCAGTGGAACGCGCCAAGCAGGTCACCATGACGGAGCTGAACGCCATCATCGGG CAACAACTCCAGGCACAGCACCTCTCCCATGCCACGCATGGTCCCCCGGTCCAGCTGCCACCCCACCCGTCAGGCCTCCAACCTCCTGGGATTCCCCCAGTGACAGGAAGCAGCTCCGGGCTGCTGGCACTTGGTGCCCTGGGCAGCCAAGCCCACTTGGCGGTGAAGGATGAGAAGAACCACCATGAACTGGATCACAGAG AGAGAGAGTCCAGCGCG AACAATTCAGTGTCACCCTCAGAAAGCCTCCGGGCCAGCGAGAAGCACCGGGGATCTGCAGACTACAACATGGAAGCCAAGAAGCGGAAAGCAGAGGAGAAGGACAGCCTGAGCCGATAC GACAGTGACGGTGACAAGAGTGACGACCTGGTGGTGGACGTCTCCAACGAG GACCCAGCGACGCCTCGGGTGAGCCCAGCACACTCCCCTCCTGAAAATGGGCTGGACAAAACTCGTGGCCTGAAGAAAGACGCCCCCACCAGCCCGGCCTCAGTGGCTTCTTCCAGTAGCACACCGTCCTCCAAGACAAAAGACCTTGGTCAT aatGACAAATCTTCCACACCTGGGCTCAAATCCAACACACCAACGCCAAGGAATGATGCCCCAACTCCAGGCACTAGCACGACCCCGGGGCTCCGGTCAATGCCGGGCAAACCTCCAGGCATGGACCCGATAGGTATAATGG CCTCGGCCCTGCGCACACCCATCTCCATCACCAGCTCCTACGCAGCACCCTTTGCCATGATGAGCCACCACGAGATGAATGGCTCCCTCACAAGCCCGAGCGCCTACGCCGGCCTCCACAACATCCCTCCCCAGAtgagcgccgccgccgccgctgcagcTGCTGCCTATGGCCGGTCGCCAATGGTGAGCTTTGGAGCT GTTGGTTTTGACCCTCACCCCCCGATGCGGGCCACAGGCTTGACCTCAGGTCTTGCCTCCATTCCTGGAGGGAAACC GGCATACTCCTTCCATGTGAGTGCCGATGGGCAGATGCAGCCTGTGCCCTTCCCCCATGATGCGCTGGCAGGCCCTGGAATTCCTAGGCATGCCCGGCAGATCAACACGCTCAGCCACGGGGAGGTGGTATGTGCGGTGACCATCAGCAACCCCACGCGACACGTCTACACAGGTGGTAAGGGCTGTGTGAAGATATGGGACATCAGCCAGCCCGGCAGCAAGAGTCCCATCTCCCAGCTGGACTGCCTG AACAGGGATAACTACATCCGTTCGTGCAAGCTTCTCCCGGATGGGCGCACGCTCATTGTGGGTGGCGAGGCCAGCACGCTCACCATCTGGGACCTGGCCTCACCCACGCCCCGCATCAAGGCTGAGCTGACTTCCTCAGCTCCAGCCTGCTATGCCCTGGCCATCAGTCCTGATGCCAAAGTGTGTTTCTCCTGCTGCAGTGATGGGAACATTGCAGTGTGGGACCTACACAACCAGACCCTGGTCAG GCAGTTCCAGGGCCACACAGATGGGGCCAGCTGTATAGACATCTCTCATGACGGCACTAAGCTATGGACCGGGGGCCTGGACAACACTGTGCGCTCCTGGGACCTGCGTGAGGGACGTCAGCTGCAGCAACATGATTTCACCTCCCAG ATCTTCTCCCTGGGCTACTGCCCCACTGGGGAGTGGCTGGCCGTGGGCATGGAGAGCAGCAACGTGGAGGTCCTGCACCATACCAAGCCTGACAAGTATCAGCTGCACCTGCATGAGAGCTGTGTGCTGTCCCTCAAGTTTGCCTACTGTG GCAAGTGGTTTGTGAGCACTGGGAAAGACAACCTTCTCAATGCCTGGAGGACGCCTTATGGAGCCAGCATCTTCCAG TCTAAAGAATCCTCATCTGTCTTGAGCTGTGACATCTCAGCGGATGACAAATATATTGTAACAGGCTCTGGTGACAAGAAGGCCACGGTTTACGAGGTCATCTACTGA
- the Tle3 gene encoding transducin-like enhancer protein 3 isoform X1, protein MYPQGRHPAPHQPGQPGFKFTVAESCDRIKDEFQFLQAQYHSLKVEYDKLANEKTEMQRHYVMYYEMSYGLNIEMHKQTEIAKRLNTILAQIMPFLSQEHQQQVAQAVERAKQVTMTELNAIIGVRGLPNLPLTQQQLQAQHLSHATHGPPVQLPPHPSGLQPPGIPPVTGSSSGLLALGALGSQAHLAVKDEKNHHELDHRERESSANNSVSPSESLRASEKHRGSADYNMEAKKRKAEEKDSLSRYDSDGDKSDDLVVDVSNEDPATPRVSPAHSPPENGLDKTRGLKKDAPTSPASVASSSSTPSSKTKDLGHNDKSSTPGLKSNTPTPRNDAPTPGTSTTPGLRSMPGKPPGMDPIGIMASALRTPISITSSYAAPFAMMSHHEMNGSLTSPSAYAGLHNIPPQMSAAAAAAAAAYGRSPMVSFGAVGFDPHPPMRATGLTSGLASIPGGKPAYSFHVSADGQMQPVPFPHDALAGPGIPRHARQINTLSHGEVVCAVTISNPTRHVYTGGKGCVKIWDISQPGSKSPISQLDCLNRDNYIRSCKLLPDGRTLIVGGEASTLTIWDLASPTPRIKAELTSSAPACYALAISPDAKVCFSCCSDGNIAVWDLHNQTLVRQFQGHTDGASCIDISHDGTKLWTGGLDNTVRSWDLREGRQLQQHDFTSQIFSLGYCPTGEWLAVGMESSNVEVLHHTKPDKYQLHLHESCVLSLKFAYCGKWFVSTGKDNLLNAWRTPYGASIFQSKESSSVLSCDISADDKYIVTGSGDKKATVYEVIY, encoded by the exons ACAGAGATTGCGAAGAGACTGAACACAATTTTAGCCCAGATCATGCCTTTCCTGTCCCAAGAG CATCAGCAGCAAGTGGCGCAGGCAGTGGAACGCGCCAAGCAGGTCACCATGACGGAGCTGAACGCCATCATCGGGGTACGTGGACTCCCCAATCTGCCTCTCACC CAGCAACAACTCCAGGCACAGCACCTCTCCCATGCCACGCATGGTCCCCCGGTCCAGCTGCCACCCCACCCGTCAGGCCTCCAACCTCCTGGGATTCCCCCAGTGACAGGAAGCAGCTCCGGGCTGCTGGCACTTGGTGCCCTGGGCAGCCAAGCCCACTTGGCGGTGAAGGATGAGAAGAACCACCATGAACTGGATCACAGAG AGAGAGAGTCCAGCGCG AACAATTCAGTGTCACCCTCAGAAAGCCTCCGGGCCAGCGAGAAGCACCGGGGATCTGCAGACTACAACATGGAAGCCAAGAAGCGGAAAGCAGAGGAGAAGGACAGCCTGAGCCGATAC GACAGTGACGGTGACAAGAGTGACGACCTGGTGGTGGACGTCTCCAACGAG GACCCAGCGACGCCTCGGGTGAGCCCAGCACACTCCCCTCCTGAAAATGGGCTGGACAAAACTCGTGGCCTGAAGAAAGACGCCCCCACCAGCCCGGCCTCAGTGGCTTCTTCCAGTAGCACACCGTCCTCCAAGACAAAAGACCTTGGTCAT aatGACAAATCTTCCACACCTGGGCTCAAATCCAACACACCAACGCCAAGGAATGATGCCCCAACTCCAGGCACTAGCACGACCCCGGGGCTCCGGTCAATGCCGGGCAAACCTCCAGGCATGGACCCGATAGGTATAATGG CCTCGGCCCTGCGCACACCCATCTCCATCACCAGCTCCTACGCAGCACCCTTTGCCATGATGAGCCACCACGAGATGAATGGCTCCCTCACAAGCCCGAGCGCCTACGCCGGCCTCCACAACATCCCTCCCCAGAtgagcgccgccgccgccgctgcagcTGCTGCCTATGGCCGGTCGCCAATGGTGAGCTTTGGAGCT GTTGGTTTTGACCCTCACCCCCCGATGCGGGCCACAGGCTTGACCTCAGGTCTTGCCTCCATTCCTGGAGGGAAACC GGCATACTCCTTCCATGTGAGTGCCGATGGGCAGATGCAGCCTGTGCCCTTCCCCCATGATGCGCTGGCAGGCCCTGGAATTCCTAGGCATGCCCGGCAGATCAACACGCTCAGCCACGGGGAGGTGGTATGTGCGGTGACCATCAGCAACCCCACGCGACACGTCTACACAGGTGGTAAGGGCTGTGTGAAGATATGGGACATCAGCCAGCCCGGCAGCAAGAGTCCCATCTCCCAGCTGGACTGCCTG AACAGGGATAACTACATCCGTTCGTGCAAGCTTCTCCCGGATGGGCGCACGCTCATTGTGGGTGGCGAGGCCAGCACGCTCACCATCTGGGACCTGGCCTCACCCACGCCCCGCATCAAGGCTGAGCTGACTTCCTCAGCTCCAGCCTGCTATGCCCTGGCCATCAGTCCTGATGCCAAAGTGTGTTTCTCCTGCTGCAGTGATGGGAACATTGCAGTGTGGGACCTACACAACCAGACCCTGGTCAG GCAGTTCCAGGGCCACACAGATGGGGCCAGCTGTATAGACATCTCTCATGACGGCACTAAGCTATGGACCGGGGGCCTGGACAACACTGTGCGCTCCTGGGACCTGCGTGAGGGACGTCAGCTGCAGCAACATGATTTCACCTCCCAG ATCTTCTCCCTGGGCTACTGCCCCACTGGGGAGTGGCTGGCCGTGGGCATGGAGAGCAGCAACGTGGAGGTCCTGCACCATACCAAGCCTGACAAGTATCAGCTGCACCTGCATGAGAGCTGTGTGCTGTCCCTCAAGTTTGCCTACTGTG GCAAGTGGTTTGTGAGCACTGGGAAAGACAACCTTCTCAATGCCTGGAGGACGCCTTATGGAGCCAGCATCTTCCAG TCTAAAGAATCCTCATCTGTCTTGAGCTGTGACATCTCAGCGGATGACAAATATATTGTAACAGGCTCTGGTGACAAGAAGGCCACGGTTTACGAGGTCATCTACTGA
- the Tle3 gene encoding transducin-like enhancer protein 3 isoform X4, translated as MYPQGRHPAPHQPGQPGFKFTVAESCDRIKDEFQFLQAQYHSLKVEYDKLANEKTEMQRHYVMYYEMSYGLNIEMHKQTEIAKRLNTILAQIMPFLSQEHQQQVAQAVERAKQVTMTELNAIIGVRGLPNLPLTQQQLQAQHLSHATHGPPVQLPPHPSGLQPPGIPPVTGSSSGLLALGALGSQAHLAVKDEKNHHELDHRERESSANNSVSPSESLRASEKHRGSADYNMEAKKRKAEEKDSLSRYDSDGDKSDDLVVDVSNEDPATPRVSPAHSPPENGLDKTRGLKKDAPTSPASVASSSSTPSSKTKDLGHNDKSSTPGLKSNTPTPRNDAPTPGTSTTPGLRSMPGKPPGMDPIGIMASALRTPISITSSYAAPFAMMSHHEMNGSLTSPSAYAGLHNIPPQMSAAAAAAAAAYGRSPMVGFDPHPPMRATGLTSGLASIPGGKPAYSFHVSADGQMQPVPFPHDALAGPGIPRHARQINTLSHGEVVCAVTISNPTRHVYTGGKGCVKIWDISQPGSKSPISQLDCLNRDNYIRSCKLLPDGRTLIVGGEASTLTIWDLASPTPRIKAELTSSAPACYALAISPDAKVCFSCCSDGNIAVWDLHNQTLVRQFQGHTDGASCIDISHDGTKLWTGGLDNTVRSWDLREGRQLQQHDFTSQIFSLGYCPTGEWLAVGMESSNVEVLHHTKPDKYQLHLHESCVLSLKFAYCGKWFVSTGKDNLLNAWRTPYGASIFQSKESSSVLSCDISADDKYIVTGSGDKKATVYEVIY; from the exons ACAGAGATTGCGAAGAGACTGAACACAATTTTAGCCCAGATCATGCCTTTCCTGTCCCAAGAG CATCAGCAGCAAGTGGCGCAGGCAGTGGAACGCGCCAAGCAGGTCACCATGACGGAGCTGAACGCCATCATCGGGGTACGTGGACTCCCCAATCTGCCTCTCACC CAGCAACAACTCCAGGCACAGCACCTCTCCCATGCCACGCATGGTCCCCCGGTCCAGCTGCCACCCCACCCGTCAGGCCTCCAACCTCCTGGGATTCCCCCAGTGACAGGAAGCAGCTCCGGGCTGCTGGCACTTGGTGCCCTGGGCAGCCAAGCCCACTTGGCGGTGAAGGATGAGAAGAACCACCATGAACTGGATCACAGAG AGAGAGAGTCCAGCGCG AACAATTCAGTGTCACCCTCAGAAAGCCTCCGGGCCAGCGAGAAGCACCGGGGATCTGCAGACTACAACATGGAAGCCAAGAAGCGGAAAGCAGAGGAGAAGGACAGCCTGAGCCGATAC GACAGTGACGGTGACAAGAGTGACGACCTGGTGGTGGACGTCTCCAACGAG GACCCAGCGACGCCTCGGGTGAGCCCAGCACACTCCCCTCCTGAAAATGGGCTGGACAAAACTCGTGGCCTGAAGAAAGACGCCCCCACCAGCCCGGCCTCAGTGGCTTCTTCCAGTAGCACACCGTCCTCCAAGACAAAAGACCTTGGTCAT aatGACAAATCTTCCACACCTGGGCTCAAATCCAACACACCAACGCCAAGGAATGATGCCCCAACTCCAGGCACTAGCACGACCCCGGGGCTCCGGTCAATGCCGGGCAAACCTCCAGGCATGGACCCGATAGGTATAATGG CCTCGGCCCTGCGCACACCCATCTCCATCACCAGCTCCTACGCAGCACCCTTTGCCATGATGAGCCACCACGAGATGAATGGCTCCCTCACAAGCCCGAGCGCCTACGCCGGCCTCCACAACATCCCTCCCCAGAtgagcgccgccgccgccgctgcagcTGCTGCCTATGGCCGGTCGCCAATG GTTGGTTTTGACCCTCACCCCCCGATGCGGGCCACAGGCTTGACCTCAGGTCTTGCCTCCATTCCTGGAGGGAAACC GGCATACTCCTTCCATGTGAGTGCCGATGGGCAGATGCAGCCTGTGCCCTTCCCCCATGATGCGCTGGCAGGCCCTGGAATTCCTAGGCATGCCCGGCAGATCAACACGCTCAGCCACGGGGAGGTGGTATGTGCGGTGACCATCAGCAACCCCACGCGACACGTCTACACAGGTGGTAAGGGCTGTGTGAAGATATGGGACATCAGCCAGCCCGGCAGCAAGAGTCCCATCTCCCAGCTGGACTGCCTG AACAGGGATAACTACATCCGTTCGTGCAAGCTTCTCCCGGATGGGCGCACGCTCATTGTGGGTGGCGAGGCCAGCACGCTCACCATCTGGGACCTGGCCTCACCCACGCCCCGCATCAAGGCTGAGCTGACTTCCTCAGCTCCAGCCTGCTATGCCCTGGCCATCAGTCCTGATGCCAAAGTGTGTTTCTCCTGCTGCAGTGATGGGAACATTGCAGTGTGGGACCTACACAACCAGACCCTGGTCAG GCAGTTCCAGGGCCACACAGATGGGGCCAGCTGTATAGACATCTCTCATGACGGCACTAAGCTATGGACCGGGGGCCTGGACAACACTGTGCGCTCCTGGGACCTGCGTGAGGGACGTCAGCTGCAGCAACATGATTTCACCTCCCAG ATCTTCTCCCTGGGCTACTGCCCCACTGGGGAGTGGCTGGCCGTGGGCATGGAGAGCAGCAACGTGGAGGTCCTGCACCATACCAAGCCTGACAAGTATCAGCTGCACCTGCATGAGAGCTGTGTGCTGTCCCTCAAGTTTGCCTACTGTG GCAAGTGGTTTGTGAGCACTGGGAAAGACAACCTTCTCAATGCCTGGAGGACGCCTTATGGAGCCAGCATCTTCCAG TCTAAAGAATCCTCATCTGTCTTGAGCTGTGACATCTCAGCGGATGACAAATATATTGTAACAGGCTCTGGTGACAAGAAGGCCACGGTTTACGAGGTCATCTACTGA
- the Tle3 gene encoding transducin-like enhancer protein 3 isoform X6, whose amino-acid sequence MYPQGRHPAPHQPGQPGFKFTVAESCDRIKDEFQFLQAQYHSLKVEYDKLANEKTEMQRHYVMYYEMSYGLNIEMHKQTEIAKRLNTILAQIMPFLSQEHQQQVAQAVERAKQVTMTELNAIIGQQQLQAQHLSHATHGPPVQLPPHPSGLQPPGIPPVTGSSSGLLALGALGSQAHLAVKDEKNHHELDHRERESSANNSVSPSESLRASEKHRGSADYNMEAKKRKAEEKDSLSRYDSDGDKSDDLVVDVSNEDPATPRVSPAHSPPENGLDKTRGLKKDAPTSPASVASSSSTPSSKTKDLGHNDKSSTPGLKSNTPTPRNDAPTPGTSTTPGLRSMPGKPPGMDPIGIMASALRTPISITSSYAAPFAMMSHHEMNGSLTSPSAYAGLHNIPPQMSAAAAAAAAAYGRSPMVSFGAVGFDPHPPMRATGLTSGLASIPGGKPAYSFHVSADGQMQPVPFPHDALAGPGIPRHARQINTLSHGEVVCAVTISNPTRHVYTGGKGCVKIWDISQPGSKSPISQLDCLNRDNYIRSCKLLPDGRTLIVGGEASTLTIWDLASPTPRIKAELTSSAPACYALAISPDAKVCFSCCSDGNIAVWDLHNQTLVRQFQGHTDGASCIDISHDGTKLWTGGLDNTVRSWDLREGRQLQQHDFTSQIFSLGYCPTGEWLAVGMESSNVEVLHHTKPDKYQLHLHESCVLSLKFAYCGKWFVSTGKDNLLNAWRTPYGASIFQSKESSSVLSCDISADDKYIVTGSGDKKATVYEVIY is encoded by the exons ACAGAGATTGCGAAGAGACTGAACACAATTTTAGCCCAGATCATGCCTTTCCTGTCCCAAGAG CATCAGCAGCAAGTGGCGCAGGCAGTGGAACGCGCCAAGCAGGTCACCATGACGGAGCTGAACGCCATCATCGGG CAGCAACAACTCCAGGCACAGCACCTCTCCCATGCCACGCATGGTCCCCCGGTCCAGCTGCCACCCCACCCGTCAGGCCTCCAACCTCCTGGGATTCCCCCAGTGACAGGAAGCAGCTCCGGGCTGCTGGCACTTGGTGCCCTGGGCAGCCAAGCCCACTTGGCGGTGAAGGATGAGAAGAACCACCATGAACTGGATCACAGAG AGAGAGAGTCCAGCGCG AACAATTCAGTGTCACCCTCAGAAAGCCTCCGGGCCAGCGAGAAGCACCGGGGATCTGCAGACTACAACATGGAAGCCAAGAAGCGGAAAGCAGAGGAGAAGGACAGCCTGAGCCGATAC GACAGTGACGGTGACAAGAGTGACGACCTGGTGGTGGACGTCTCCAACGAG GACCCAGCGACGCCTCGGGTGAGCCCAGCACACTCCCCTCCTGAAAATGGGCTGGACAAAACTCGTGGCCTGAAGAAAGACGCCCCCACCAGCCCGGCCTCAGTGGCTTCTTCCAGTAGCACACCGTCCTCCAAGACAAAAGACCTTGGTCAT aatGACAAATCTTCCACACCTGGGCTCAAATCCAACACACCAACGCCAAGGAATGATGCCCCAACTCCAGGCACTAGCACGACCCCGGGGCTCCGGTCAATGCCGGGCAAACCTCCAGGCATGGACCCGATAGGTATAATGG CCTCGGCCCTGCGCACACCCATCTCCATCACCAGCTCCTACGCAGCACCCTTTGCCATGATGAGCCACCACGAGATGAATGGCTCCCTCACAAGCCCGAGCGCCTACGCCGGCCTCCACAACATCCCTCCCCAGAtgagcgccgccgccgccgctgcagcTGCTGCCTATGGCCGGTCGCCAATGGTGAGCTTTGGAGCT GTTGGTTTTGACCCTCACCCCCCGATGCGGGCCACAGGCTTGACCTCAGGTCTTGCCTCCATTCCTGGAGGGAAACC GGCATACTCCTTCCATGTGAGTGCCGATGGGCAGATGCAGCCTGTGCCCTTCCCCCATGATGCGCTGGCAGGCCCTGGAATTCCTAGGCATGCCCGGCAGATCAACACGCTCAGCCACGGGGAGGTGGTATGTGCGGTGACCATCAGCAACCCCACGCGACACGTCTACACAGGTGGTAAGGGCTGTGTGAAGATATGGGACATCAGCCAGCCCGGCAGCAAGAGTCCCATCTCCCAGCTGGACTGCCTG AACAGGGATAACTACATCCGTTCGTGCAAGCTTCTCCCGGATGGGCGCACGCTCATTGTGGGTGGCGAGGCCAGCACGCTCACCATCTGGGACCTGGCCTCACCCACGCCCCGCATCAAGGCTGAGCTGACTTCCTCAGCTCCAGCCTGCTATGCCCTGGCCATCAGTCCTGATGCCAAAGTGTGTTTCTCCTGCTGCAGTGATGGGAACATTGCAGTGTGGGACCTACACAACCAGACCCTGGTCAG GCAGTTCCAGGGCCACACAGATGGGGCCAGCTGTATAGACATCTCTCATGACGGCACTAAGCTATGGACCGGGGGCCTGGACAACACTGTGCGCTCCTGGGACCTGCGTGAGGGACGTCAGCTGCAGCAACATGATTTCACCTCCCAG ATCTTCTCCCTGGGCTACTGCCCCACTGGGGAGTGGCTGGCCGTGGGCATGGAGAGCAGCAACGTGGAGGTCCTGCACCATACCAAGCCTGACAAGTATCAGCTGCACCTGCATGAGAGCTGTGTGCTGTCCCTCAAGTTTGCCTACTGTG GCAAGTGGTTTGTGAGCACTGGGAAAGACAACCTTCTCAATGCCTGGAGGACGCCTTATGGAGCCAGCATCTTCCAG TCTAAAGAATCCTCATCTGTCTTGAGCTGTGACATCTCAGCGGATGACAAATATATTGTAACAGGCTCTGGTGACAAGAAGGCCACGGTTTACGAGGTCATCTACTGA
- the Tle3 gene encoding transducin-like enhancer protein 3 isoform X3: MYPQGRHPAPHQPGQPGFKFTVAESCDRIKDEFQFLQAQYHSLKVEYDKLANEKTEMQRHYVMYYEMSYGLNIEMHKQTEIAKRLNTILAQIMPFLSQEHQQQVAQAVERAKQVTMTELNAIIGVRGLPNLPLTQQQLQAQHLSHATHGPPVQLPPHPSGLQPPGIPPVTGSSSGLLALGALGSQAHLAVKDEKNHHELDHRERESSANNSVSPSESLRASEKHRGSADYNMEAKKRKAEEKDSLSRYDSDGDKSDDLVVDVSNEDPATPRVSPAHSPPENGLDKTRGLKKDAPTSPASVASSSSTPSSKTKDLGHNDKSSTPGLKSNTPTPRNDAPTPGTSTTPGLRSMPGKPPGMDPIASALRTPISITSSYAAPFAMMSHHEMNGSLTSPSAYAGLHNIPPQMSAAAAAAAAAYGRSPMVSFGAVGFDPHPPMRATGLTSGLASIPGGKPAYSFHVSADGQMQPVPFPHDALAGPGIPRHARQINTLSHGEVVCAVTISNPTRHVYTGGKGCVKIWDISQPGSKSPISQLDCLNRDNYIRSCKLLPDGRTLIVGGEASTLTIWDLASPTPRIKAELTSSAPACYALAISPDAKVCFSCCSDGNIAVWDLHNQTLVRQFQGHTDGASCIDISHDGTKLWTGGLDNTVRSWDLREGRQLQQHDFTSQIFSLGYCPTGEWLAVGMESSNVEVLHHTKPDKYQLHLHESCVLSLKFAYCGKWFVSTGKDNLLNAWRTPYGASIFQSKESSSVLSCDISADDKYIVTGSGDKKATVYEVIY; encoded by the exons ACAGAGATTGCGAAGAGACTGAACACAATTTTAGCCCAGATCATGCCTTTCCTGTCCCAAGAG CATCAGCAGCAAGTGGCGCAGGCAGTGGAACGCGCCAAGCAGGTCACCATGACGGAGCTGAACGCCATCATCGGGGTACGTGGACTCCCCAATCTGCCTCTCACC CAGCAACAACTCCAGGCACAGCACCTCTCCCATGCCACGCATGGTCCCCCGGTCCAGCTGCCACCCCACCCGTCAGGCCTCCAACCTCCTGGGATTCCCCCAGTGACAGGAAGCAGCTCCGGGCTGCTGGCACTTGGTGCCCTGGGCAGCCAAGCCCACTTGGCGGTGAAGGATGAGAAGAACCACCATGAACTGGATCACAGAG AGAGAGAGTCCAGCGCG AACAATTCAGTGTCACCCTCAGAAAGCCTCCGGGCCAGCGAGAAGCACCGGGGATCTGCAGACTACAACATGGAAGCCAAGAAGCGGAAAGCAGAGGAGAAGGACAGCCTGAGCCGATAC GACAGTGACGGTGACAAGAGTGACGACCTGGTGGTGGACGTCTCCAACGAG GACCCAGCGACGCCTCGGGTGAGCCCAGCACACTCCCCTCCTGAAAATGGGCTGGACAAAACTCGTGGCCTGAAGAAAGACGCCCCCACCAGCCCGGCCTCAGTGGCTTCTTCCAGTAGCACACCGTCCTCCAAGACAAAAGACCTTGGTCAT aatGACAAATCTTCCACACCTGGGCTCAAATCCAACACACCAACGCCAAGGAATGATGCCCCAACTCCAGGCACTAGCACGACCCCGGGGCTCCGGTCAATGCCGGGCAAACCTCCAGGCATGGACCCGATAG CCTCGGCCCTGCGCACACCCATCTCCATCACCAGCTCCTACGCAGCACCCTTTGCCATGATGAGCCACCACGAGATGAATGGCTCCCTCACAAGCCCGAGCGCCTACGCCGGCCTCCACAACATCCCTCCCCAGAtgagcgccgccgccgccgctgcagcTGCTGCCTATGGCCGGTCGCCAATGGTGAGCTTTGGAGCT GTTGGTTTTGACCCTCACCCCCCGATGCGGGCCACAGGCTTGACCTCAGGTCTTGCCTCCATTCCTGGAGGGAAACC GGCATACTCCTTCCATGTGAGTGCCGATGGGCAGATGCAGCCTGTGCCCTTCCCCCATGATGCGCTGGCAGGCCCTGGAATTCCTAGGCATGCCCGGCAGATCAACACGCTCAGCCACGGGGAGGTGGTATGTGCGGTGACCATCAGCAACCCCACGCGACACGTCTACACAGGTGGTAAGGGCTGTGTGAAGATATGGGACATCAGCCAGCCCGGCAGCAAGAGTCCCATCTCCCAGCTGGACTGCCTG AACAGGGATAACTACATCCGTTCGTGCAAGCTTCTCCCGGATGGGCGCACGCTCATTGTGGGTGGCGAGGCCAGCACGCTCACCATCTGGGACCTGGCCTCACCCACGCCCCGCATCAAGGCTGAGCTGACTTCCTCAGCTCCAGCCTGCTATGCCCTGGCCATCAGTCCTGATGCCAAAGTGTGTTTCTCCTGCTGCAGTGATGGGAACATTGCAGTGTGGGACCTACACAACCAGACCCTGGTCAG GCAGTTCCAGGGCCACACAGATGGGGCCAGCTGTATAGACATCTCTCATGACGGCACTAAGCTATGGACCGGGGGCCTGGACAACACTGTGCGCTCCTGGGACCTGCGTGAGGGACGTCAGCTGCAGCAACATGATTTCACCTCCCAG ATCTTCTCCCTGGGCTACTGCCCCACTGGGGAGTGGCTGGCCGTGGGCATGGAGAGCAGCAACGTGGAGGTCCTGCACCATACCAAGCCTGACAAGTATCAGCTGCACCTGCATGAGAGCTGTGTGCTGTCCCTCAAGTTTGCCTACTGTG GCAAGTGGTTTGTGAGCACTGGGAAAGACAACCTTCTCAATGCCTGGAGGACGCCTTATGGAGCCAGCATCTTCCAG TCTAAAGAATCCTCATCTGTCTTGAGCTGTGACATCTCAGCGGATGACAAATATATTGTAACAGGCTCTGGTGACAAGAAGGCCACGGTTTACGAGGTCATCTACTGA